In Desulfobotulus mexicanus, the genomic window ACTCCCTCAAAAAAAACGTTTCTTTTCCCTGCGTAAATGGTCCAGGGATCAAATGGCCCATGAGAAGGAAAACCGTACCTCTGTTTTGAACAGAAAAGCAGGGTGGTTTTCCATCCTTATATTCCGGTTTTTTTTCCGTAACATCCAGACAGGACCTGAGCTGAAGGAAACCATGGATAGGCTTCCTTCGGATGCCATTGTTCTTTATGCAACTCCGCGACGCAGTACCCTGGAATTTCTCTTCTCCTGGTTCCGCTATCAGAAAATGGACATGCCAGCTCCACGCATCGGGCTGGATTACAAAGTAATTATTTTTCAGTCAATTCTCCGTACAATCCGGATTTTTTTTATACAGACACTTTACCTGCTAACCCATTTCCGTTTTGCCGACCCTTACACCATGGGATTTTACCGCAACCGTCTCACGGAAGGCCATGCTGGGTTTATCTATCTTTCCAGCAAAAAAGGTTTTGAGCGCCGCTTCTTAAAATCCAGAACCGATGCATTCAGCCACCTCATCGACCTGCAAAAAATTACAGAAAAACCCCTTTACATAATACCCCAAACCCTTTTCTTTGGCATTAACCCCCACAGGGACACCCATTCCATCATGGATCTTCTCTTTGGCTCTGCCGAAGATCCGGGAAAAATCCGGCGACTTCTGACCCTTATGGGCAGAAACAACCAAAAGGTTTTCATGGATTTCTCCGAACCTCTATGTCTGAAAGATTTTTTGGCAGAGCCGGAGATTCAGAGACTATCCACAGAAAACCAGACCCTTCAGCTTCGCAGAAGGCTTCAGAAAACATTCACTCTCCACCGCCAGAGCATCACCGGCCCTGTTCTTAAGCAACGGACAGAGCTGATTGAATCCATCCTCACCAGCGAAAAAGTGCAGCGCATCCTGGAAGAAGAAGTCAGGGAGTCCGGAAAAAACCTGCCGGCAGTAAGAAAAAAAGCCAATGACTACCTGGATGAAATTGCAGCCAACTATTCCATGGGGTGGATAAAGGTTTACGACCTTGCCCTGACCTGGATGCTCAAAAATATTTTTGAGGGAATCTCCGTGGATCAGCAAGGCCTGGCAAAAGTAAGGCAGGCTGCCAAAAAAGGCCCCCTGATTCTGGTGCCCTGCCATAAAAGTCATCTGGATTATCTTGTACTTTCATATCTGTTTCACCACAATAAAATGCCCTGTCCCCATATTGCTGCAGGCAAGAATTTAAGTTTCTGGCCCTTAGGCCCCATCTTCAGGGGCGGCGGTGCCTTTTTCCTCAGGCGCACCTTCAAAGGCAACCGTCTCTATGCCCGTATATTTTCCACCTATGTGGAAACACTCCTCTCAGAAGGCTTTAACATTGAATTTTTCATTGAAGGTGGCCGAAGCCGTACGGGCAAGCTTCTTTCCCCAAAAATGGGGCTACTTTCCCAGACCCTTTCTGCCTATGGTAAGGGCGTGGCTCCGGAATTGTCCATAGTTCCAATTTCCATCGGCTACGACCGCGTACTGGAAGAAAAATCCTACCTCCATGAACTGGGGGGCGGAGAAAAGAAACCCGAAAGCATGGGACAACTTGTAAAAGCCAGAAAATCGCTGAAAGTCCGCTACGGAAAAGTCTATGTGAACTTCGACACACCCATGTCCTTGAATAACTACTTTGCAGAAAAAAACCTCAACCCCGCTGAACTGGACAAAGAAGCCCATCAGGAGGTATGCAACGATCTTGCCTACCGCTGCCTCCACTCCATCAATCAGGTAAGCGTAGCCACACCCTATGGCATTGTGGCAGGAGCCCTGCTCAACCTTTTTCAGCCCACCATTCCCTATGCCCGACTGGAGGAGGTGATGGAAGCCTACCTTTCATACCTCTACCGTATGAATGTACGCATGGCAGACACCCTGCAGGTCAACCCCGACTACGCCCTGCGTCAGGTGGCCGAAGCCTTTGTACAGAGGGGCTTTGTGGACTCTGCCACGGAAATCAGCGAAGATCTGCGCATTGTACTCAATGAATCCAAAAGACCCATACTGGATTACTATAAAAACAATGTAATTGCCTTTTTTATACCTGCTGCCTACACATCCCTTGCCATTCTGGAACAGGATGCCCTGCAGTTCACCTCATCGGACCTGCACCTCACCTATGCCAAGCTTACAGAATTTTTCAGTGATGAATTTTTTCAGGATCCGGACCGCAGTGCCGAGGTACTTGTCCGCAAAAACCTCAAAGCCTTCATTGATGATGCCATACTGGTACCCCACCCAACCCTTCCGGACACCTATAATGTTACAGCTTCCGGACTGCGCAAACTCAAACTGTTTTCCGCCTTCCTTCTCACCTATCTGGAATCCTACTGGGTGGTACTCAACTTTTTCATGCGCTATCCCAAAGACACGGTGGACCCCAAAAATCGGCTTAAAAAAATCCAGGCCATGGGCCAGCGCATGAGCAAACGCGGAGAGATCAACCGGATTGAAGCCCTCTCCGGTGTCAATTACAAAAACGGCCTTGCCTACTTCCTGCGCTCAGAACTTGAAGGCTCCGAAGACAAGGAAGCCATAGAAGCCCATGCCAACCGCATACAACATTACATCAACCTTATAGTAACCTGATAATGCATGGGGCTGACCAATACATGGGACAGCCCCTTTAAAACATTCTCCATCCAAAGACCTGAAAGCTGTCCATGCGCGCCATTCTCCTTGCCGCAGGCCGGGGGATCCGGCTGAAACCCCATACAGAACATCTTCCCAAACCCCTCTTCCCCTCAGGTGGAATTCCCATTATCGACCGCCTGATTTTTCAGCTGGCTGAGCAGGGAATGGACGCCATCCTCATCAACACCCATCATCTGGCAGAGCTGCTGGAAAATCATATCCTCCAGAAATCCTGGCCCATACCTGTATTCTGCCGCAGAGAAAAAAAACTTCTGGACACAGGCGGTGCCA contains:
- a CDS encoding 1-acyl-sn-glycerol-3-phosphate acyltransferase, producing MSETPESGLPQKKRFFSLRKWSRDQMAHEKENRTSVLNRKAGWFSILIFRFFFRNIQTGPELKETMDRLPSDAIVLYATPRRSTLEFLFSWFRYQKMDMPAPRIGLDYKVIIFQSILRTIRIFFIQTLYLLTHFRFADPYTMGFYRNRLTEGHAGFIYLSSKKGFERRFLKSRTDAFSHLIDLQKITEKPLYIIPQTLFFGINPHRDTHSIMDLLFGSAEDPGKIRRLLTLMGRNNQKVFMDFSEPLCLKDFLAEPEIQRLSTENQTLQLRRRLQKTFTLHRQSITGPVLKQRTELIESILTSEKVQRILEEEVRESGKNLPAVRKKANDYLDEIAANYSMGWIKVYDLALTWMLKNIFEGISVDQQGLAKVRQAAKKGPLILVPCHKSHLDYLVLSYLFHHNKMPCPHIAAGKNLSFWPLGPIFRGGGAFFLRRTFKGNRLYARIFSTYVETLLSEGFNIEFFIEGGRSRTGKLLSPKMGLLSQTLSAYGKGVAPELSIVPISIGYDRVLEEKSYLHELGGGEKKPESMGQLVKARKSLKVRYGKVYVNFDTPMSLNNYFAEKNLNPAELDKEAHQEVCNDLAYRCLHSINQVSVATPYGIVAGALLNLFQPTIPYARLEEVMEAYLSYLYRMNVRMADTLQVNPDYALRQVAEAFVQRGFVDSATEISEDLRIVLNESKRPILDYYKNNVIAFFIPAAYTSLAILEQDALQFTSSDLHLTYAKLTEFFSDEFFQDPDRSAEVLVRKNLKAFIDDAILVPHPTLPDTYNVTASGLRKLKLFSAFLLTYLESYWVVLNFFMRYPKDTVDPKNRLKKIQAMGQRMSKRGEINRIEALSGVNYKNGLAYFLRSELEGSEDKEAIEAHANRIQHYINLIVT